One region of Channa argus isolate prfri chromosome 20, Channa argus male v1.0, whole genome shotgun sequence genomic DNA includes:
- the c20h10orf90 gene encoding (E2-independent) E3 ubiquitin-conjugating enzyme FATS isoform X2: protein MTLRGPPAHLRRAPGCRRSGPESWWGSLTSEDVLTPVAHTPRAPRPQSAIEGGQLDGWLKHLQERQSNSPKAKVHDQVLGFNSRTTSMPALNKEPARCAWRQLEIPSFSGGSFSCGSSSLCESSMGSQESLQTGLSFPPERRGSWERAHFTQAPKKEQTQLSYLAPVKTGWLPIQRRVMMVADAGSIKNQLADPSVGQVKLKQPITPIFEKTQPTPRAQDGGVDRGKTSPNTFDVKMRTDQGSPIIKQVPEKQSFPANEGDRPVSWQALRRGWNTNRVCPLPGGSQSTVLSTGISPDSNRKPPLMKTTSFEPLKHTSLHQTTSAAPCRPHTLLQGANSTVTYRPHNPFHRTSSIQPVRATAPLCTTNCSSHDSDLKTSSTMTTLIPQNKSGFSSITISSRKVNRSASLPGASSQSSESTPPHPAHQAVDTDTRQVMVQRKATMVKVTDQSVMSNPVLSTKSEGPPPPCLGSDTVVRRRKATIVEVTEQRESYSSVKSGMRHQEYRHSYTEGLYKDNCTWSQGNHSQCIAASSYHHLGSTKRPHPAVTPNTSTSGPETNVGTVHRSTLSLFLKNPSYRAAPNDSEVSPKAVGQRWDRPNRPLSWYGNVFGHAEPSEENVPQAAARKLSFPQETNINHVNSDGSVISPGTAVKEAGPRVADNLKSNRGDAEDPERRASPCLTLIKASVTVGRNCMRPHPDRSPVQHHDRPTAVFIPLSLDPERSLTIMSLQEALQRSRPDFIIHSQGRVRELKRRAQEGKQLADAIDPQSEPAIRQQRARSDRSLNGNLLKPRDRAITGKEVQLRSMRTSTNSHIKHNPASRSRFAEVKREKSEEKKREVCLSNRQRVMLFKKKLLDQILQRSNN from the exons ATGACGCTCCGTGGGCCACCTGCCCACCTACGAAGAGCTCCAGGCTGCAGGAGATCAGGACCCGAGTCCTGGTGGGGGAGCTTAACATCAGAAGATGTTTTGACTCCTGTTGCTCACACCCCACGTGCACCTCGGCCACAGAGCGCCATTGAAGGAGGCCAGTTGGACGGCTGGCTGAAGCACCTGCAGGAGAGGCAGAGCAACTCTCCTAAAGCCAAAGTTCATGATCAGGTTCTAGGTTTTAATAGCCGGACAACATCCATGCCTGCTCTCAACAAAGAGCCAGCCAGATGTGCCTGGAGACAGCTAGAGATTCCCTCCTTCAGCGGGGGGTCATTTTCATGTGGGAGTTCCAGCCTGTGTGAGAGTTCGATGGGCAGCCAGGAGTCCCTGCAAACTGGGCTTTCATTTCCTCCAGAGCGCAGAGGAAGTTGGGAGCGAGCACATTTCACGCAGGCCCCAAAGAAAGAGCAAACCCAGTTGAGTTACCTGGCCCCTGTCAAAACTGGATGGCTGCCAATCCAGAGAAGAGTGATGATGGTGGCTGACGCTGGCAGCATTAAAAATCAACTCGCGGACCCCTCTGTTGGACAG GTGAAACTGAAACAACCCATCACTCCAATATTTGAGAAGACTCAACCAACACCCAGGGCACAGG ATGGAGGGGTGGACAGAGGGAAGACCAGTCCAAATACTTTTGATGTGAAGATGAGGACAGATCAAGGCTCTCCCATTATTAAACAG GTGCCAGAAAAGCAAAGCTTTCCTGCTAACGAAGGCGACAGACCTGTAAGCTGGCAAGCGCTGAGGAGAGGCTGGAATACCAACAGAGTGTGTCCTCTCCCTGGAGGCAGCCAGTCCACTGTGCTATCCACAGGGATCAGCCCAGACTCCAACAGGAAGCCCCCTCTGATGAAAACAACCAGCTTCGAGCCCCTCAAGCATACTTCTTTGCATCAAACAACTTCTGCCGCACCCTGCAgaccacacacactgctgcaagGGGCAAACAGCACAGTCACATACAGGCCACATAACCCTTTTCATAGGACAAGCAGCATTCAGCCTGTGAGGGCAACTGCTCCACTGTGTACGACAAACTGTAGCTCGCACGACTCAGACTTAAAGACAAGTTCTACCATGACTACCCTCATACCTCAAAACAAATCAGGCTTCTCCTCCATCACCATCTCCTCCAGGAAAGTGAACAGATCGGCCAGTCTACCTGGTGCCTCCTCCCAGTCGAGTGAGTCCACTCCTCCACACCCAGCCCACCAGGCCGTGGACACAGACACCAGGCAGGTCATGGTGCAGAGGAAGGCCACTATGGTGAAAGTGACAGATCAGAGTGTGATGTCTAATCCTGTCCTGAGCACAAAAAGTGAGGGGCCCCCACCACCTTGCCTTGGTTCAGACACTGTGGTCCGAAGAAGAAAGGCTACAATTGTCGAAGTGACAGAGCAAAGGGAGAGCTACAGTTCAGTAAAGTCTGGAATGAGGCATCAAGAGTATAGACACAGCTACACAGAGGGACTGTACAAAGACAACTGCACATGGAGTCAAGGAAACCATTCACAATGCATTGCAGCATCATCATATCACCATCTAGGTTCCACAAAGAGGCCACATCCTGCTGTAACACCTAACACATCTACTTCAGGTCCAGAGACAAATGTGGGGACCGTACACAGATCCACACTGAGTCTGTTTTTGAAGAACCCCTCCTATAGAGCAGCACCCAATGACTCAGAGGTTTCTCCGAAGGCTGTTGGACAGAGATGGGACAGGCCGAACAGACCTCTGAGCTGGTATGGCAATGTGTTTGGGCACGCTGAGCCAAGCGAGGAGAATGTGCCACAAGCAGCTGCCAGGAAATTGAGTTTTCCACAAGAGACCAATATCAACCATGTGAACTCTGATGGCAGTGTCATCAGCCCTGGAACAGCAGTGAAAGAAGCAGGTCCGCGAGTGGCAGACAACCTTAAGTCAAACAGAGGTGATGCGGAGGATCCAGAGCGGAGAGCATCCCCCTGTCTAACGCTCATCAAGGCCTCGG TGACAGTTGGGCGGAATTGTATGAGGCCACATCCTGATAGGAGCCCAGTCCAGCACCATGACCGGCCTACTGCAGTGTTTATTCCACTAAGTCTAGACCCTGAAAGGTCACTCACAATTATGTCTCTACAG GAAGCACTGCAGAGGTCCAGACCAGATTTCATCATTCACTCCCAGGGCAGGGTGCGAGAGCTGAAGCGGCGGGCACAGGAGGGCAAGCAACTGGCAGATGCGATAGACCCGCAGTCAGAGCCGGCTATTAGGCAACAGAGAGCCCGCAGTGACCGGTCTCTGAATG gTAACCTCTTAAAACCCAGAGACAGAGCCATTACTGGGAAAGAGGTGCAGCTCAGATCCATGCG caccTCAACCAACAGTCATATAAAACACAACCCAGCCAGCCGCAGCCGATTTGCAGAGGTGAAGAGGGAAAAGAgtgaagagaagaagagggaggTGTGTTTGAGCAACCGACAGCGAGTAATGCTtttcaaaaag AAACTGTTAGATCAGATTCTTCAAAGGAGCAACAACTGA
- the c20h10orf90 gene encoding (E2-independent) E3 ubiquitin-conjugating enzyme FATS isoform X1, translating to MTLRGPPAHLRRAPGCRRSGPESWWGSLTSEDVLTPVAHTPRAPRPQSAIEGGQLDGWLKHLQERQSNSPKAKVHDQVLGFNSRTTSMPALNKEPARCAWRQLEIPSFSGGSFSCGSSSLCESSMGSQESLQTGLSFPPERRGSWERAHFTQAPKKEQTQLSYLAPVKTGWLPIQRRVMMVADAGSIKNQLADPSVGQVKLKQPITPIFEKTQPTPRAQDGGVDRGKTSPNTFDVKMRTDQGSPIIKQVPEKQSFPANEGDRPVSWQALRRGWNTNRVCPLPGGSQSTVLSTGISPDSNRKPPLMKTTSFEPLKHTSLHQTTSAAPCRPHTLLQGANSTVTYRPHNPFHRTSSIQPVRATAPLCTTNCSSHDSDLKTSSTMTTLIPQNKSGFSSITISSRKVNRSASLPGASSQSSESTPPHPAHQAVDTDTRQVMVQRKATMVKVTDQSVMSNPVLSTKSEGPPPPCLGSDTVVRRRKATIVEVTEQRESYSSVKSGMRHQEYRHSYTEGLYKDNCTWSQGNHSQCIAASSYHHLGSTKRPHPAVTPNTSTSGPETNVGTVHRSTLSLFLKNPSYRAAPNDSEVSPKAVGQRWDRPNRPLSWYGNVFGHAEPSEENVPQAAARKLSFPQETNINHVNSDGSVISPGTAVKEAGPRVADNLKSNRGDAEDPERRASPCLTLIKASDPHSHQSPEEVLALNAAAIIANIKLQRELSKTKTQNGNSENESSTSHQGNTVTVGRNCMRPHPDRSPVQHHDRPTAVFIPLSLDPERSLTIMSLQEALQRSRPDFIIHSQGRVRELKRRAQEGKQLADAIDPQSEPAIRQQRARSDRSLNGNLLKPRDRAITGKEVQLRSMRTSTNSHIKHNPASRSRFAEVKREKSEEKKREVCLSNRQRVMLFKKKLLDQILQRSNN from the exons ATGACGCTCCGTGGGCCACCTGCCCACCTACGAAGAGCTCCAGGCTGCAGGAGATCAGGACCCGAGTCCTGGTGGGGGAGCTTAACATCAGAAGATGTTTTGACTCCTGTTGCTCACACCCCACGTGCACCTCGGCCACAGAGCGCCATTGAAGGAGGCCAGTTGGACGGCTGGCTGAAGCACCTGCAGGAGAGGCAGAGCAACTCTCCTAAAGCCAAAGTTCATGATCAGGTTCTAGGTTTTAATAGCCGGACAACATCCATGCCTGCTCTCAACAAAGAGCCAGCCAGATGTGCCTGGAGACAGCTAGAGATTCCCTCCTTCAGCGGGGGGTCATTTTCATGTGGGAGTTCCAGCCTGTGTGAGAGTTCGATGGGCAGCCAGGAGTCCCTGCAAACTGGGCTTTCATTTCCTCCAGAGCGCAGAGGAAGTTGGGAGCGAGCACATTTCACGCAGGCCCCAAAGAAAGAGCAAACCCAGTTGAGTTACCTGGCCCCTGTCAAAACTGGATGGCTGCCAATCCAGAGAAGAGTGATGATGGTGGCTGACGCTGGCAGCATTAAAAATCAACTCGCGGACCCCTCTGTTGGACAG GTGAAACTGAAACAACCCATCACTCCAATATTTGAGAAGACTCAACCAACACCCAGGGCACAGG ATGGAGGGGTGGACAGAGGGAAGACCAGTCCAAATACTTTTGATGTGAAGATGAGGACAGATCAAGGCTCTCCCATTATTAAACAG GTGCCAGAAAAGCAAAGCTTTCCTGCTAACGAAGGCGACAGACCTGTAAGCTGGCAAGCGCTGAGGAGAGGCTGGAATACCAACAGAGTGTGTCCTCTCCCTGGAGGCAGCCAGTCCACTGTGCTATCCACAGGGATCAGCCCAGACTCCAACAGGAAGCCCCCTCTGATGAAAACAACCAGCTTCGAGCCCCTCAAGCATACTTCTTTGCATCAAACAACTTCTGCCGCACCCTGCAgaccacacacactgctgcaagGGGCAAACAGCACAGTCACATACAGGCCACATAACCCTTTTCATAGGACAAGCAGCATTCAGCCTGTGAGGGCAACTGCTCCACTGTGTACGACAAACTGTAGCTCGCACGACTCAGACTTAAAGACAAGTTCTACCATGACTACCCTCATACCTCAAAACAAATCAGGCTTCTCCTCCATCACCATCTCCTCCAGGAAAGTGAACAGATCGGCCAGTCTACCTGGTGCCTCCTCCCAGTCGAGTGAGTCCACTCCTCCACACCCAGCCCACCAGGCCGTGGACACAGACACCAGGCAGGTCATGGTGCAGAGGAAGGCCACTATGGTGAAAGTGACAGATCAGAGTGTGATGTCTAATCCTGTCCTGAGCACAAAAAGTGAGGGGCCCCCACCACCTTGCCTTGGTTCAGACACTGTGGTCCGAAGAAGAAAGGCTACAATTGTCGAAGTGACAGAGCAAAGGGAGAGCTACAGTTCAGTAAAGTCTGGAATGAGGCATCAAGAGTATAGACACAGCTACACAGAGGGACTGTACAAAGACAACTGCACATGGAGTCAAGGAAACCATTCACAATGCATTGCAGCATCATCATATCACCATCTAGGTTCCACAAAGAGGCCACATCCTGCTGTAACACCTAACACATCTACTTCAGGTCCAGAGACAAATGTGGGGACCGTACACAGATCCACACTGAGTCTGTTTTTGAAGAACCCCTCCTATAGAGCAGCACCCAATGACTCAGAGGTTTCTCCGAAGGCTGTTGGACAGAGATGGGACAGGCCGAACAGACCTCTGAGCTGGTATGGCAATGTGTTTGGGCACGCTGAGCCAAGCGAGGAGAATGTGCCACAAGCAGCTGCCAGGAAATTGAGTTTTCCACAAGAGACCAATATCAACCATGTGAACTCTGATGGCAGTGTCATCAGCCCTGGAACAGCAGTGAAAGAAGCAGGTCCGCGAGTGGCAGACAACCTTAAGTCAAACAGAGGTGATGCGGAGGATCCAGAGCGGAGAGCATCCCCCTGTCTAACGCTCATCAAGGCCTCGG ATCCCCACTCACATCAGTCTCCAGAGGAAGTGCTTGCCCTCAATGCGGCTGCAATAATAGCAAATATCAAGCTCCAGAGAGAACTTAGCAagaccaaaacacaaaatggcaACTCTGAGAACGAATCTTCTACCTCCCACCAAGGAAATACTG TGACAGTTGGGCGGAATTGTATGAGGCCACATCCTGATAGGAGCCCAGTCCAGCACCATGACCGGCCTACTGCAGTGTTTATTCCACTAAGTCTAGACCCTGAAAGGTCACTCACAATTATGTCTCTACAG GAAGCACTGCAGAGGTCCAGACCAGATTTCATCATTCACTCCCAGGGCAGGGTGCGAGAGCTGAAGCGGCGGGCACAGGAGGGCAAGCAACTGGCAGATGCGATAGACCCGCAGTCAGAGCCGGCTATTAGGCAACAGAGAGCCCGCAGTGACCGGTCTCTGAATG gTAACCTCTTAAAACCCAGAGACAGAGCCATTACTGGGAAAGAGGTGCAGCTCAGATCCATGCG caccTCAACCAACAGTCATATAAAACACAACCCAGCCAGCCGCAGCCGATTTGCAGAGGTGAAGAGGGAAAAGAgtgaagagaagaagagggaggTGTGTTTGAGCAACCGACAGCGAGTAATGCTtttcaaaaag AAACTGTTAGATCAGATTCTTCAAAGGAGCAACAACTGA